The window CCGACATTTCGCTCGAAAAGACCACGGCTGCCAAGGACGAATGACCAGCGATGAATGACGCCACGCAGCGCGGCTTCACCCTGCTCGAGATGGTGTGCGTGCTCGCCATCATCGCGCTGCTGGCGGCCGTGCTGCTCCCGTTCATTCCGCACCAGACTTCGCGGTCGCGCTTGCAGGCCTATGCGTTGCAGACTGCGACGCTCCTGAAGGCCGATCGAAATGCCGCCATCGAGCGCAGCAGCAGCGTTGCGACGCTGGTCGATGCGGCGAGCCGCGTGATCCACTCGGGTGC of the Bradyrhizobium sp. 186 genome contains:
- a CDS encoding type II secretion system protein, producing the protein MNDATQRGFTLLEMVCVLAIIALLAAVLLPFIPHQTSRSRLQAYALQTATLLKADRNAAIERSSSVATLVDAASRVIHSGASRMTVRIPDDVRFDAVLPQSCQRQAALSTIRFFADGGSCGGSIALTRLDAGYEVRVNWLTGRVEIVARDISAN